aggaggccAAAGAGAGCTGGATTATGCAAATCTATAGCAATGTCATTCTATAGAAGTGCTGTAGAGAGCATCCAGGCAtgttgcatcactgcatggtatggaaaatGCACTACGGTGGACAGGAAGACTCTACAATGGGTAATCAAAAATATGCAACGCATCACTGGCATCATGGttctcaccatcaaggacatatatacagaaaggtgtctGAAAAAGGCCAAtaacatcatcaaggatcccacccaccctgctcatggactgtctgtcccactctcATCGGGGAGGAGGCTATCCATGCCCAAACCacaagactcaaaaacagttaccatCCCCAAGCAATAAGACTgaacaacacctccacccactaactcacccctGCAGACTTGtaaacaccactactttatcatttcctgtcagagtcaccttaggTACAGACAGTCCTATGCTTAGCATCACCTTAGGGACATACAATTAATGTGTGTAAGTTATgcctttgtatttattgtgtttttttttattgttatgttctttatctttttgtgTTGCCTTAGATCTGGagtaaattattttgttctcctttacacaagTATACTGGAATTGACATTAAACATCTTGATTGTGATCTCTTGATTTTGCTCTTCTTCAGGCCCACTGATATGGTTAACTCTTAACTGTGCCAGTTGAAAAGAATTAGAAATAAGCAATAATGCAGTAACTGCCAGCCACAGGGATATTCGAGAACAAATAGGAGGAAAACATCAGAAAGGCTTCTTCAAATAAGACTTCCATACATTTGACTTCTAAAACCCAAAGAGAAAAGGGCAGCAAAATCCTCACCCTCTATATCATACTAGCCTGGAGCTATATTGTtagtttttaattattttaatcaAACCCTGGGCAACAAGTTTTCATTGTATTCAGGGATTGAAGTTCCCTGCAGGCAGGAGATATGAGCGATGGTGAACCCCTATGTATGCCAGTCAGCAAGTCTGGAGCTTAATGCCTTGTCATTGGCCAGTCCAGGTTCTCATTTATCATCATGGCAGGTCTTGGGGTCGATACCGAAGACTGAAGCCTGAAGGTCAGACATCTGCATGAGTTTGGGTCTGCAGGTCTCTGTAGCTCCACTGAGGAAGTCAAAGCCCTGTGTCTGCAAATCCATGAGTCTGCTGGAAACCAGAGACAGCTTGTCCTGGGGATGGAGAACTGTGTGTGTGcacgggtgggtgggtgggtgggtaggTGGTAGGGAGGAATGGGCTTGTTttatgttgttgttttgttgcttgttgtgttctgtgctgcTCTGCTCAGTAATGTGGTCATGCTATGCTGGCAACAATTGCGGGATTCCCCAACACATccctaggtgtgttggttgttaacacaaatgatatatttcactgtatgttttgatgtacatgtgataaataaataaatgtttctgAAAATTAATCTGAATAAATGAATTTCAATCATGAAATCCTGGAAAACCTCTCCCCAAAAACCACTGGGGAAACAGCTTAAGCATACACACAGTAATTCAAGATGTCTCAACACAACTTGTTTGAAAACAACTAAGAAACTAAgaaagcattcagagatgctcacaCTCTATATATGAATTGAAAGAACATTAGCCAGAATGCAAAGAAATAAAAACACCAAGAATCCTGGATATGAACAGGTCTGGAGACATCTGTGAAAGAGTTAATTTTCAGCTTGAAGCCATTTcatccaccatctctcaggacctgaagtgggagcagaacatcagctccatcctgaagaaggcccagcagcggatgtatttcctgcggctcttgaggaaatatggtctgcctcaggaattgctgctgcaattctacactgcagtcattgagtctgtcctgtgcacctccatcattgtgtgatTTGGAGccaccaccaagcaggatagaaccagactacagcgcacagtgaggactgccgagcgcattattggagcctccctgccctctattgtggacctgtactcttccaggttgaagaagagggcggggaacatcataaaggactcctcccatcctgcgcacggactgtttgatctgcttccgtctggtaggtgcttcagatccctccagactaagactaataggcactggagaagttttttcccttctgcggtcactttgctgaacagttaactgccggttaactgtcagctaactattacttggattgcactacctgtatgtacaatttatattttcatttatatttatcattattattgttatgagcagagaggcaacatctgccggaagtaaattccttgtatgtgcataggtacttggcgattaaagtctgattctgattccgattctgattctgatcaggaTCCTGTTGAAAGATCATtggtctgaaacattaattctgctcctctctTCACTGACGCTGCCAGACTTGAAAGGTATTTCAATTATTTTCAACTTTTATTCAGACTTAGATAAAATACCCTTCTGTTTGTGGTACATATCTAGTACCCCACGTTCTAATTAGTTATATTATCCAAAGAGTAGCCTTCCATTCGTGAGATTATCCAGTTTAGACCCTTCTGATTATCCATTGAAATCTAATTAACTATTCCAATTCATTTGATTAGTAACAGTTCAATTATCATTTCTTGGCCAAACCAAGATGAGAAGCacgattttcacacagagaaggTGACCTCTGATTGGGGGCTTGGTGAATAATACCTCAAGCATTTATTCAGCCAGGGTCTTGATGGTGATACAAGCAGCTGGTTTGTTATCTTTATACCACATTCCTAACAGTAACTTTCTAAGTATCTGTATCCTATGTAACAAACACGCTAGATCTGGAGAACTCATGCAgagctttgacctgaaacattaacattTCTTTTCCTCGCATTGATGCTACTCAACACATTGAGTTTCTCCGGCAGACTGTTGCTCCAGCTTCCAACATCTTTATTCTCTTGTGTCCCAGTCTATTCTCATGTGCTCTGTTGCACAAACCAGATAAAAATGCATTTGTTTTCATGTATTATTATCACTTTTGTTTAACACATTAGCTGGTGCAGCCAGTAGAGTCGCTGTCATATCGCTCCAGCAACCGAGTCTCAATCCTGACCTCTATTCTGTCTTTGTGGAATTTATCCATTCTCTCTGAGATCAGATGGATTTCTTACAGATATTCCAGTTTCCTCGCACGTCCCAAAGACCTGCTGTTTGATAGGGTAATTGGCCACACTAAATTGTCCCTTGGTGTGTAGGTGACTGGTAGAATCTGGAGGAAAGCTAATGGAATGTGTggaaaaataaaatggaattCCTGTGGGATTATTGTAAGTGTCTAACGCAAATTTGATGATCTGAAGACCCTGTTACCTTACATATTACATTATCGAAATATAATTACGGAATCCATTTGACTCTAGGACTATGCTTCTATAATGTAATATGTAATTTAACTTAACCCAGTACTTTTGTCATGTACTTCTTGACAAGTCTTTCTAAATTTATGACACTAATTAAAACTTTTCAGAGATGATGATATGAATCTGAGGGCAACTTCAGGGCAAAAGGTTCTTGAATTGAGGCTGAGAAACGGCCCCGCCTTTAATTGATAACCATAGGAAAATTTTACATCGTTCACCACCTACTAAAAAAACTGTAAAGTTCGGAATAGATTGAAACCAAAGGGTTGGAGAATGTTGTTCCTCTACCTTTGAATACCTGTTGTTCCCGTGTCCCCTTTGCTAACGGCACCAGCAAAAAAAATCACTTAAAAAAAGCAGATCAGTAAGTCTTAACCGTACCTGACTTGGAACCCCAGGCTAGTCCCACATGCTAGCATGCTAGTTAATGAATCAAGGTTCCTGTCCCTCTGCAGTCCAGCTCTAAATCCCAGAATAGGCTGTTTAGAGTTTTGGAAGCTGCCCCAGTCTCCTCCTGCATCGCACTGATGGGGATAAATGAGCAAAGGCTGATTTATAGAgtctgatatatatatatatatatatatatatatatttgatatATCCTAGTTATGTCAGGGTCCAGTAGAATTGCCATAGACCATTAATTTACCATAAATCCTTTCCATTTGGTGATATTGTCCAGTCATCCTTTAGATTTCTGTGTAGTTATTCTGCTTAAAATCTTCTGGATTTTGGTATGAGATATGAAGTGAGATTTCTGTGCTGTGAGTATGTGAATGACAAAGCCTATTCAATTAAACAATTATCAACAGAATTCAGTTTCGAGTTTTATGCGAGTGTGTCTTCATATACTTAGGAGGAAAATATGTTACTTTATGTACATTTTATAGCAtttgaaaaatatatatttattactGTCGGTGAAATATTAATGGAATCGTGTGAATGTTTGTCTTTAACCAGTTTTGTCAAAAAAAGTAGGTTTCGGGAATTGTTTTTGCTTTCACAGTACTGAGAATTTCAGATACTGCACACAACTTTACATGTTCGAGCAATATGAAGACCTGCCTACTAGCCTGTGTGCCGGACTAATCGCTGATCTCCATTTGAAGGAGTCTTCCTTTTACACCAGAGGAAATATGCGCCGCAGCTCAACAGCCTTTCAGTACACAGCCACAAGAGCAAGAGAAGCAGATTGCTGGTAACGTGCGCAGCTTTTACTACTTTTGTGTGACTGAAGTTAAGATTATCACGGTTACTAAGAGCTTGAACATCTAACTTCTAAAGTGAGTGTAAACATTCAGATAGGTGGGACCACACTCTTTTTTTTATCTGAGTAAGCAGGCATAATTACCTAACAGTGTTTACCAGTGTTATGAGAGGACTGAATAGCTGATTGCGTTCACGCAGATAGTTTACGTTAAACTCCTGTGAGAAATTTTTATCTATGCGCTGCATATTAACCAGCGAATGAGTGAAAGCAAGGCTTATTTTCTTTTCCCCTGATCTGTGACTCACTGTTAGCATGGTTGTTTATTTTAATCAAAGGACCCTTTTTTTCGTGTGTGGATCTTGAAAGTCGTGTCAGCAAGCTAATCAAATGGGTAAGGTTTCATGGTATTTAAAAGGTACTTCAAACATGTACTAGTTTCTGCTAAATTTCCCTGCTGCCAGAGTAGAGTCAGTGAATTGTAATCCCCTAGATCTTATGTTTTAACGATGTATAAATTAGGTCATTATTAAACACGGATAAAAGAGATTTAACTTTGAATGGATTTATGTATTTCAGTTATGAAAGTAAGTGCTTATAAAATTTGTTGCAAAAAGGCTTAATCAAGAGCCAAATGTctcataaaaaattaaataataggTCATTTTGAGTCAGATTTACTCAGTCAAATACTTTCAAACCAGCTGCAGCCCAATCTTTAACTCTGGCTGCTCTCAAGGTGCTGACACGCCGGACTGTAAATCCATAGGCAGTACAGTAAGTATCTGGTCTGTTGGTCTCTCAATCTCTCAAGCCTGCGCTTCATGTCAGACTTGTTGCTGAATATTGGCAGGTCCTTTAAACACGGGTGGAGCCAGGCAAAAGGGCAATTACAAATGACTGTTTTTAGTTAAATCTCTGAGCTGCGTGCGTGATACCACGATATTAGCATATATTTTCAAGCAAGAATTTTTGGATTTCGATCAGGAGCAGGATCCTGGCAGATTTgcctccctccactccctccctgATTCAGGCCACATGGCATTTCTGCCACTTAGATCAACTAAAAGGAGTTTTGAAACTCTATAGCCTCAAAGGGACTGAATTCGGGGCACTGAATTTACCAGTAAAGCCATTGGGGAGTTAGTTCAGTTTCTGACATTGCAATGAATTGCACGAATTGTTCAGCAGAGAACAGATCATTCAGATCAACAGATCCATGCTGTATAAAAGCATTCCCATATACAGCCTTCTCAAGCAATCAGCATGTTCCTTTCTCTGTCCCTTGCTTATCTAGCTGCTTCTACATGCTCAGCACCTTATTTGCCTCAGCAATTCCATATGATAGTGTGTTGCAAGTTTCTGTACTGTCTGGGTAAAGATGGCTTTCTCAAATGACCTAAAGAATTTGTTTGTAATTACATTATCTTTGTGGCtttttgtttatatttttttCCGCAAATTTGAATAAGATCTCAGAGCCACAacagactgcagatactggagcagaaaacaaactgttggaggaattcTGCATGCCAGGCAGCTTCTGAAGAGACAGACagatggttgatgttttgggttgagaccctgcatcatgACAGATAATATAGTTGACACCTCCTCCTACATCTTTATATTAACTATCTCCCCTCTACCCTCCCAGCTGCCTGaccacctgagttcctccagtgtttttttCCCACTCTGAGATAACACCTTGCTTCTTCCAGCAATGCTAAGCTCTTTACTATTTAGCCACCATAAACAAAGGTGTAGGCTATCTTCTTAACACTTGTTTAGCAACTCAAGTGCAAACCATCACAGGCTAGCAGTGACTAAGAAATCAAGCCCACTCCTACTTAACTGAAAGATAAGCACATACTCCTTTTATGTAAAAAATATATATGACTACATTCTGTCCTGTGTTCACTTTCCCAATACACCCACAAGAGATAAACAAGATTCATCATGCTGCGCAACTGTTCATTACAGaaatttcaaattcaagtttGTGTTTGTAGTACTCTGTAGAAGAACTTTGCCACAAGTTCCCATGGGTTCATTTGATTGCTGGTTCTTTAATTTTCTTGTTAGCATCATAAATTTTAACATTGATTTTCAGtgataattttttttaacattttaccTAATAGCTTCTTCACCAGAAGAGATCATCTCATATTACCATGCTGTGAGATAATACCTAATTTTATCAACATTGTTTCCTGATTGTGCGACCTGGATTTTATTTTTCCTCCCCAGAAAACTATTCCAGAGGTAAGCGGCATATTTATTCACATCATTCAGTTGCATGCATAAAGAAAGGCCAGCTGCCAGGACTGTGGTTTTATTAATGAAATTCCAGGCTTGTTTCTTTAGTCTTCTCATCTTATTTAGTTGTTTCtgttgatggaaagttggacttACTTGTCATTTTTATAAATGCTTAAGTAGTACATAAATAGCTGTTTAGTCTGTCACTAAAGACTGTATTCCTGGTTTAAAATAATCAACTAGAGGAAATACTTTCCCCATAATTTTCCTACCATGTCCCTTAAGAACCTTTTTAGCTTCAATAGAATCATCttttattcttctaaattgcCTATTCAATGTCACATCATCCCATGAACTAGTCCTGTAAAATTTTACTGTTCTCTTTCCATGACAAGTATATACATTTTTAAGCAAGGAGATCAAACCTACAATTTCATTTGTGATCTCACCCATGCCATATACAGCATACAATTGTAATAAATGATATTTATTCCTATACTGAAATCCTTCTGCaataaaggtcagcataacattacCATAGCTAAGTGCCTGCTGTATCTGCAGTGGCATGTACAGGGACATCCAAGCCCCTTTGAACAACAATATTTCTCAATCTCTGaccatctgaaaaaaaaaatttaCTTTTCTGTTTGTTTACTGAAGTGATTTGCCTCATTTTTTTCACTTTGCATTCCATTTATTCACATTCAGTGTGTGTAAGACCTCTTGAAGCCTGTTTTTCTCCTCATCACTACTCAATTATCCACATGGATTTTTTTTGTCATTGACAAATTAGAAAATATTATGCAAGTGCCCACAGCCATATTATTAATATATCTGTGAAGAGAACTGATTCCTGCCAACTTGAAGAGAACCCGTGCATTTCTACTTATTTGTTTTTGCTTGTTAACTGGTTCTCAGCCGATGATAGTATTTTCCTCCTCAATCCATGTGCCTTAACCTTGTTTAGCAACCTCCCCTGTGTAACCTTATTTAAgctcttctggaaatccaaatatatctcattctctggtttcctctcatctATTCTACTAGTTATATGTGCACAGAATTTCATTAAATTATGAAATATGATTGTCATTTCATATATCTATGTTGACTCTGCTTACTCATTATTTTCTAAGTGtcttagcatcacatcctttATTATGGATCCCagtattttcccaactacagctTGTAGATTTTCTGGTTTCTACCaccatcctttctaaaataaagacaTTACGTTACTGCTCAGCACTATCCAGGAAacattccagagttcagaagCGGGAGTACAGCCAGAATCAAAGATGTCAGTGAACAACTGCAGAGCTTCTTGAAAGGAAATGGTGAAGAGCCAGAAGTTGTATTCTGCATTGATAGCAGCAATATAGATATGATATTCTGCCAGCAGATTGTAGGGAGATAGAAAAGTGGTTTGAAAGCAGCACTTTGAAGGTATTAATTTCATGATTACTTCCAGTGCTATGTGCTGCCACATAGAGGTAGGCATATCGAAGAAATGAGTGAGTGCCTAGAAAGATGGTGTAGGAGGCAGGACATCAACTTGTGTACCCTAATGGTCAAAGACCATGCCAACCAATTTGCTCAGCTGCTATGGCAAATCCGATAAATCCAATGATACTTTTCATCTTGAGTTTTAGCAAATGCTCCAAAGTGGTTGGACAGTATTGCATCAGCTCATTATCAGTTTAGTTAGTAGTGTATTTTGTGAGTTAATGATAATTTAGTTGTTTCTTACTACTGCTGTAATTTTCATGACCCTTGCTGCAACCGTGCCCCAAGCTGACTTTACCTCAATGAAGAATAAAATGCGTTACTATATATTTGAAGAATCTTGCTATTTCACTTAAAAGCAATAGAAGTTAGTTCCATGATTTGAAAAGATTAAATCTGTAGATTTCTCTTTATTTTTACAGTATTCCATCCTTGATATTTGATTGTCATGGCTGCCACTGACTTGTCATCTTTCTACGATTTCATCGATGAGCAGAGTATTCTGGCAACAAATGAAACCTGGATCGCTTGTATAAATGACACCGATTGTTGGACCTGGGAAATTAATCACTGTCTTCAAAGCATCAACATAAGTGCTGTCCTGTATACAATATCATTCTTTTACTTCCTGATTTTTATCATCGGTTTAGTGGCCAACTTTATTGTCGTATATATGAATGTGAAAGTGAATCAATCCAGACACGAAACACACTTCTACATCCTGAACCTGGCCATTGCAGACTTGTGTGTGGTAATCACTCTCCCTATATGGGTCACTTCCTTCATTCAACATGGTACATGGCCATTTGGAGAGTTCATGTGCAAATTTACTCACCTCATCTTCAATGTCAATCTGTTTGGAAGTATCTTCTTTCTAACATGTATGAGTGTGGACAGGTATGTATCAGTGATGTGGTTCCAAGATTCTTTCGACCAAAAGAAAGTGTTGAACCGTAAGGTTATATGTGTGTTTGTCTGGATTTTTGCCTTACTAGTGTCAGTTCCAGATTTAATTTTCTTGAAAGTGAATAACAATATTCATGGTGAACCCATCTGTCATTTGTCTTATCCTGAGGACACCTATCGAGATTGGATGGCTGGGATGGAAATAACTTGCATCATTGTAGGATTTCTTATCCCATTCCTCATTATTGCGGTTTTCTATTTCCTCTTAGCAACAGCCATCCCAATTGCAAATGACATGGAGAAGAAAAATAGCCGGAAGATAATATTTACCTATGTGATTGTTTTCCTTATCTGTTGGTTTCCTTACCACTCTATTCTGTTTCTTGATGTTTTGTGGTTCCTAAATGTTTTATCTTTCAGTTGTCAACTAGAAAAGTTCATATTTGTTTCTCTTCACATCACTCAGTGTCTGTCTCTGGTACATTGCTGTGTCAATCCCATACTCTACAGCTTCATTAACAAAAATTATAGGTACGATCTAATGAAAGCTTTCATTGTCAAATACTCTGTGAAATCTGGCATCATGAAACTCAAGGATACCACAGAGACAGAATGTTGCATACTTGAGTGTTCCTAATGTCACCATTCATTTTTAAACAGGCATTTCCTTCTCAAAGACACAATTAGCTACTGTGTCAATTCTACTGATTGATTCATTTGTGCAATTTCTATTGTAACCTAAAAGGACTTGAGATGCTAATTAAATATTTCTGGGCACCATGAACAAATTTCTAATTGAGGGAGTTTACACTTGTAAGCATATACTTGTCAGGCCAGCCGGTGGCGCGGTGGCGCAGTGGCATCAgtagcgaaggctcccgagttcgaatccagccgtcTCCAAAAAACCTGGGGACAGATgagctccgccaggtttcagatgcccaagacatgccgtacgatgagcaatcaccaaaaagatcagtgcaaaaagcttgtcatgacggcgccccgacAAGTTAATGTCAGATTATATGGAGCCAATTAGCCTTCAAGTTCACATCTAAGCTACATGCATTGATAATATATACACAATCTTTATATATGTATATGAATTATATTAAATACAGGATTACAATAATATAATATGCTGGTTCGAGGGCTCCAGATAGTAGTGGAGCCATCTCCTTCAGAGATGCAGAGATACATAGGTTATGAGTGTAGAATTATTTCTACTAAAAAAATCTTAACTACCTTTAATATTGCAATATTCATTTACAGCATGCTATCTTCTGCTGAAATTCCCTTTTATAGCTGTTGAAAAAAAGATCATACATTTGTTTGCAAAAAATGTGGAAAGATGGTATATTTctttaaatggtgagagattgaaAGATGTTAGTTTTCAGA
The Hemitrygon akajei chromosome 5, sHemAka1.3, whole genome shotgun sequence DNA segment above includes these coding regions:
- the ackr3b gene encoding atypical chemokine receptor 3b, with translation MAATDLSSFYDFIDEQSILATNETWIACINDTDCWTWEINHCLQSINISAVLYTISFFYFLIFIIGLVANFIVVYMNVKVNQSRHETHFYILNLAIADLCVVITLPIWVTSFIQHGTWPFGEFMCKFTHLIFNVNLFGSIFFLTCMSVDRYVSVMWFQDSFDQKKVLNRKVICVFVWIFALLVSVPDLIFLKVNNNIHGEPICHLSYPEDTYRDWMAGMEITCIIVGFLIPFLIIAVFYFLLATAIPIANDMEKKNSRKIIFTYVIVFLICWFPYHSILFLDVLWFLNVLSFSCQLEKFIFVSLHITQCLSLVHCCVNPILYSFINKNYRYDLMKAFIVKYSVKSGIMKLKDTTETECCILECS